Proteins encoded within one genomic window of Akkermansiaceae bacterium:
- a CDS encoding 4'-phosphopantetheinyl transferase superfamily protein, translating to MTIHIHVLHPGEIRADIRSLDDGEKARAAAFRFETDARHWTACRSGLRAILGQVLSLPPAEVPLETGPGGKPCLAAPFADTHFNLSHCRDLALVAVAPFSVGIDVEPESRARDLLGCEESFCHPQEIAALPEDEFMRAVVLLEIWNAKEALLKAHGTGLLTPPQSFAVDLADPSGRAYFRPELTAQHIHRLIHPALRHHSAFISSEQPDPGIIYHTDFQAP from the coding sequence ATGACGATCCACATCCACGTCCTCCATCCCGGAGAGATCCGGGCGGACATCCGCTCCCTCGATGACGGGGAAAAGGCACGCGCCGCCGCCTTCCGCTTCGAAACGGACGCGCGCCACTGGACCGCCTGCCGCAGTGGGCTGCGTGCGATTCTCGGTCAGGTCCTTTCCCTGCCACCTGCGGAGGTTCCACTGGAAACCGGCCCCGGCGGAAAGCCATGCCTGGCCGCCCCATTCGCGGACACGCATTTCAATCTCTCCCACTGCCGGGACCTCGCCTTGGTCGCCGTCGCGCCTTTTTCCGTGGGCATCGACGTGGAACCGGAGAGCCGCGCCCGCGACCTCCTGGGCTGTGAGGAAAGCTTCTGCCATCCGCAGGAGATCGCCGCGCTGCCGGAGGATGAATTCATGCGCGCCGTGGTCCTGTTGGAGATCTGGAATGCCAAGGAAGCCCTCCTGAAAGCCCACGGCACAGGCCTACTGACACCACCCCAATCCTTTGCGGTCGATCTCGCCGATCCTTCCGGCAGGGCGTATTTCCGCCCGGAACTCACCGCACAGCACATCCACCGGCTGATCCATCCGGCATTGCGGCACCACTCCGCCTTCATTTCATCGGAGCAGCCTGATCCCGGGATCATCTATCATACGGACTTCCAAGCCCCGTAA
- a CDS encoding amino acid adenylation domain-containing protein translates to MTDPSTTEEILAFPASVAQQSFWYLELLDKNVSAFNVPLRYRIDGPLDGALLEKALLNIADRHEILRTHFEEEDGELLQVVESTSSFQLTHGDISGLPENEREAEADRLGGVEGNRHFALGKGPLFRAELVRLAPERHHLHVTFHHAIFDGLSIGNFVNELRHGYEVLVSGSADELPPLPIQYGDFSVWQKETLPSAGIARQLNWWQEKLAGMTEPELPTDRPRPSRKSWKGSIVKVPVPAGMTEKLQAIASRRSATLFHVQLAAFKLLLHRYTGATDIPVGTPVSGRTRGELEPLIGVFINSLILRSDLSGDPTFDELLGRVRDTAVQAIEHQDLPFENIVRALKPERDPGRNPLFQINFSQDRFSPKPVRSGPLTISHISSASPGCIFDLHLFMAERDGAWQAGCDFSTDLFDRSTMERLLQHYLHLLEQIARTPDERISRLDLLTDTESSRILDDWSTAPAAYPRDETVGGLFRSIAKEHPEKTALIHGDRQTTYGELDGRARAIASKLRASGMTPGDLVAVISPPTADMIAALVGIAMAGGAYVPLNPADPAERSKLLLDECGAKFLLSDSDEALLSGVTRIPLAEATSSNAVDEVESGVQAGDAAYLMFTSGSTGTPKGVLVPHRAIVRLVKNANFLPIGKDDVFLHAAPASFDAATLEIWGPLLNGASLVLPGEGTSLDQIASCVRDHGVTVLWLTSGLFNLMVEEHAEALSGLKFLLAGGDVLSMPHVKKAMAALPLTTLINGYGPTENTTFTTCHTITRGDLSRVSIPIGRAVSNTTVFVLDPSGMPVPPGIPGELHTGGDGLAIGYHRDAALTAEKFIAHPRFGRLYRTGDRCRWTADGTLEFIGRTDHQVKVRGFRIEPGEIEAVLGSHPDVRQAKVAVRGSDSGSKRILAWIQPAPGASPTPAVLRAYLAGVLPAFMCPDAIGIIDRFPITANGKIDSRALADPQAEKQPAKEHAPPTGETEQRLARIWSDLLGIPDISRNDEFFALGGHSLMALRMFSRLNREFDRSLPLSALISHPTVGELALLLEPDRPAPLPEKQGTGLLVPLSPEGTQPPLICIHGGDGGVLFYRELAALLPADLPVYAIESTELSNSGPITPMSIGETAAAYMQTLLSAHPQGPFRLAGYSFGGVVAHEMACLLLEKGHQVDFLGLLDTHNPAAPHVENNIPRRIATFWKNNSDTPLAPRVVKLAARFADGVATNRRVRKEEEEAASTPAEAHGDLRRVQVRQENWRAMQAYQPRPFAGKISLFRAKEQGDNIEWPEDYGWREHALGGFEIVPVSGKHLTLFDPGNVRHLAEKLAPRISAKRG, encoded by the coding sequence ATGACAGACCCGTCCACCACCGAGGAGATCCTGGCGTTCCCCGCCTCCGTCGCGCAGCAGTCATTCTGGTATCTGGAGCTGCTGGACAAGAACGTCAGCGCCTTCAACGTCCCGTTGCGCTACCGCATCGACGGTCCGCTGGACGGCGCATTGCTCGAAAAGGCGCTCCTCAACATCGCGGACCGGCACGAGATCCTGAGAACCCACTTCGAGGAGGAGGACGGCGAACTGCTGCAGGTGGTGGAAAGCACCTCATCCTTCCAGCTCACCCACGGGGACATCAGCGGGCTTCCGGAGAATGAACGGGAAGCGGAAGCGGACCGTCTCGGCGGCGTGGAGGGCAACCGCCACTTCGCCCTCGGGAAAGGCCCGTTGTTCCGTGCGGAACTCGTCCGCCTGGCACCGGAGCGCCACCATCTCCACGTCACCTTCCATCACGCCATCTTCGACGGACTCTCCATCGGCAACTTCGTCAACGAACTGCGCCACGGCTATGAGGTGTTGGTGTCCGGCAGCGCGGATGAACTGCCCCCCCTGCCGATCCAGTACGGTGACTTCAGCGTCTGGCAAAAGGAAACGCTCCCCTCCGCAGGGATCGCCAGGCAGCTCAACTGGTGGCAGGAAAAGCTCGCCGGGATGACGGAGCCGGAACTGCCCACCGACAGGCCGCGGCCGTCGCGCAAGTCATGGAAAGGCTCCATCGTCAAAGTCCCGGTACCCGCCGGGATGACGGAGAAACTCCAGGCCATCGCCAGCCGCCGGAGCGCAACCCTTTTCCACGTCCAGTTGGCGGCGTTCAAGCTCCTGCTGCACCGCTACACCGGGGCCACGGACATCCCCGTCGGCACGCCTGTCAGCGGGCGCACGCGCGGGGAACTGGAACCGTTGATCGGCGTTTTCATCAACTCGCTGATCCTGCGGAGCGACCTTTCCGGGGATCCCACCTTCGACGAACTGCTCGGGCGCGTGCGTGACACCGCCGTCCAAGCCATCGAGCACCAGGATCTGCCTTTCGAGAACATCGTCCGCGCGCTCAAGCCGGAACGGGACCCGGGCCGCAATCCGCTGTTCCAGATCAATTTCAGCCAGGACCGTTTCTCACCGAAGCCGGTGCGCTCCGGTCCGCTGACGATCTCCCACATTTCCTCCGCCTCCCCCGGCTGCATCTTCGACCTCCACCTGTTCATGGCGGAGCGGGACGGGGCATGGCAGGCCGGGTGCGATTTCAGCACCGACCTGTTCGACCGCTCCACGATGGAGCGGTTGCTGCAACACTACCTCCACCTCCTCGAACAGATCGCGCGGACGCCGGATGAACGGATCAGCCGGCTGGATCTGCTGACGGACACAGAGTCCTCGCGGATCCTGGACGACTGGAGCACCGCGCCTGCAGCTTACCCACGGGATGAAACCGTCGGCGGCTTGTTCCGGAGCATCGCGAAAGAGCACCCGGAGAAAACGGCGCTGATCCATGGCGACAGGCAAACGACGTATGGGGAACTGGACGGGCGGGCACGGGCCATCGCCTCGAAACTCCGGGCATCCGGCATGACACCGGGAGATCTGGTCGCTGTCATTTCGCCGCCCACCGCAGACATGATCGCGGCGCTGGTGGGCATCGCGATGGCGGGTGGAGCCTATGTGCCGCTGAATCCCGCCGACCCCGCGGAGCGCAGCAAGCTCCTGCTCGACGAATGCGGCGCGAAGTTCCTGCTGTCCGATTCGGACGAGGCCTTGCTTTCCGGCGTCACCCGCATCCCGCTCGCGGAGGCAACCTCTTCCAATGCCGTGGATGAAGTGGAATCCGGCGTGCAGGCCGGGGATGCGGCCTATCTGATGTTCACGTCCGGTTCCACCGGGACGCCGAAGGGAGTGCTGGTCCCCCACCGCGCCATCGTCCGGCTGGTGAAGAACGCGAACTTCCTGCCCATCGGGAAAGACGATGTCTTCCTCCATGCCGCGCCCGCTTCCTTCGACGCGGCCACGCTGGAGATCTGGGGGCCGCTGCTCAACGGAGCCAGCCTCGTCCTGCCGGGGGAAGGCACCAGCCTGGACCAGATCGCCTCCTGTGTCCGCGACCATGGCGTGACCGTCCTCTGGCTCACCTCCGGGCTTTTCAACCTGATGGTCGAGGAACATGCGGAGGCGCTCTCCGGCCTGAAGTTCCTCCTCGCCGGTGGTGACGTGCTTTCCATGCCGCATGTGAAGAAGGCGATGGCCGCGCTGCCGCTGACCACGCTCATCAACGGCTACGGCCCCACGGAGAACACCACCTTCACCACCTGCCACACCATCACGCGCGGGGATCTCAGCCGCGTGTCCATCCCCATCGGACGGGCGGTGTCGAACACCACCGTGTTCGTGCTGGATCCCTCCGGCATGCCGGTGCCTCCCGGCATCCCCGGTGAACTCCACACGGGCGGAGACGGTCTGGCCATCGGCTACCACCGGGACGCCGCGTTGACCGCGGAAAAGTTCATCGCCCATCCACGCTTCGGGCGGCTCTACCGGACCGGCGACCGCTGCCGCTGGACGGCGGATGGCACGTTGGAATTCATCGGCCGCACCGACCACCAGGTGAAGGTCCGCGGCTTCCGCATCGAGCCGGGTGAAATCGAAGCCGTCCTCGGTTCCCACCCGGATGTCCGGCAGGCAAAGGTCGCCGTGCGGGGTAGCGACTCCGGATCGAAGCGCATCCTCGCCTGGATCCAGCCCGCGCCGGGCGCCAGCCCCACACCCGCCGTCCTCCGGGCCTACCTTGCCGGTGTGCTGCCCGCTTTCATGTGCCCGGACGCCATCGGCATCATCGACCGTTTCCCGATCACCGCCAACGGCAAGATCGACAGCCGCGCGCTCGCTGATCCACAGGCGGAGAAACAACCGGCGAAGGAACATGCGCCTCCCACGGGCGAAACGGAGCAGCGGCTCGCCCGCATCTGGAGTGACCTGCTGGGCATCCCGGACATCAGCCGCAATGATGAGTTCTTCGCGCTGGGCGGCCACTCGCTCATGGCCCTGCGGATGTTTTCCCGCCTCAACCGGGAGTTCGACCGCAGCCTGCCGCTTTCCGCCCTCATCAGCCATCCGACGGTGGGCGAACTGGCGCTCCTGCTGGAACCGGACCGCCCGGCACCACTTCCTGAAAAACAGGGCACCGGCCTGCTGGTGCCGCTTTCCCCGGAAGGGACGCAACCTCCCCTGATCTGCATCCACGGAGGTGACGGCGGCGTGTTGTTCTACCGGGAGCTGGCGGCACTGCTCCCCGCCGACCTTCCCGTCTATGCCATCGAGTCAACGGAGCTGAGCAACAGCGGCCCCATCACTCCCATGAGCATCGGGGAAACCGCCGCCGCCTACATGCAGACGTTGCTCTCCGCCCATCCGCAGGGTCCGTTCCGGCTCGCGGGCTACTCCTTCGGCGGTGTGGTGGCCCACGAGATGGCCTGCCTGCTGCTGGAGAAAGGGCACCAGGTGGACTTCCTCGGCCTGCTGGACACGCACAATCCCGCCGCGCCGCATGTGGAAAACAACATCCCCAGGCGCATCGCCACGTTCTGGAAAAACAACAGCGACACCCCGCTCGCGCCGCGGGTGGTGAAGCTGGCCGCACGCTTCGCGGATGGTGTCGCCACCAACCGGAGGGTGAGGAAAGAGGAAGAGGAGGCCGCCTCCACACCCGCCGAAGCCCACGGCGACCTCCGCCGCGTGCAGGTGCGGCAGGAGAACTGGCGGGCGATGCAGGCCTACCAGCCCCGGCCCTTTGCCGGAAAAATCAGCCTCTTCCGGGCGAAGGAACAGGGCGACAACATCGAGTGGCCGGAGGACTACGGCTGGCGGGAACATGCCTTGGGCGGCTTCGAGATCGTCCCCGTTTCCGGCAAGCACCTCACCTTGTTCGACCCCGGGAACGTCCGCCATCTGGCGGAAAAGCTCGCTCCAAGGATATCCGCCAAAAGGGGATGA